The genomic segment CGAACACCGGTTACTTTTTCTTTCTCGTCATCATAAATAATGGAATGCACGACTGAATCGGGACGCATCGTCAGGTTCCCGGTTTTCATTGCCCAGGGAAGGGTGGATGCATTACTGCTAAAATATCCGCCCAGGTTACAACCTCGATTACACATGGTTTGATGGAGGCATTTGCTTCGTCCCTGTTGCAGGTGAATTTCCTGTGGATCGGTGAGATGAGCACACCGGGCAGCGATCAGGTGGCGATCATTTCCGTAATGTTCTTTCAATTTCTCTTTGAAATAGTGCTCCACTACATTCAGTTCAAAAGCGGGCTGAACAATGCTGTCCGGTAGTTCGGGAATGCCGTCTTTATCTCCTGCTATTCCGGCAAACTTTTCTACATGGTCGTACCACGGTTCAATATCTTCGTACCGGATTGGCCAGTCCACGGCAAATCCGTCCCGTGCGGGACCTTCAAAATCGAAATCACTCCAGCGCTGGGTCTGACGCGCCCAAAGCAGCGACTTTCCACCCACATGATATCCACGAAACCATCGAAACGGTTTTTCGGCGATGTACGGTTGTTCGTCTTCTTTGAGTTGCCAGTGCAGGGTTTCCATCCGCAGCCAGCGATCGCTGCCGTATCCGGTTCGTTTCTCGAGCGGAACACTCCCGCGAAACTCAAACTCCCAAGGCGCTTTGGATGCGGTGGGATAATCTTCAATGTGTTTTACATCCCGCCCGCGCTCCAGAACCAGCGTGTTCAAGCCGTTATCACAAAGTTCTTTAGCCGCCCACCCGCCGGTGGCACCCGAGCCGATCACGATGGCATCGTAGGTTCTTTTTTCTTTGAATCAATATTGAGGTTTGCCATAATCTTAAACTTCTACATCTACATTTCCATTATAAAAACCCGGTACTACCCTGTACCCGTGATATTCTTGCATCACAACTTTGGAGGTGCGGAATCCACGAATGGTTTCATTCTTAACCAGTTGGAAAAATCGTTGTTCTGATTGATCTTCCGACCCATCAAAAGAGAGAAAAATCTGTTTGCGCTGTTGTTGAGTACAATTGGTGAAGGACGAGCTGAAATGTTCAATTGCCCTGTTGTTCATCACATTTAGTTGATGTTTGATATTGTCCGCGCTCATCCTGTTCATAACACTCATCAAAAAGGCGGACCAGGAATTTGTCGACTTCCTGGGGAATGGCTCCAAGATTGTTTTTTGCAGGGATAATGGTATCGGCAACGGAAGTTAACAGTGCCTGTTCCTCGGAACTAAAGGTGGATGATTCGATGGCTACATCACGTGCCGTCCATCCTGAGGCCCAGGCGGGAAGTGCAACGAGCCCGGCCGTAGCCAAACCAAGCGTTTTGAGAGCTTCACGTCGTTTCATAAAAATAACTGTAGGTTGAGCGGTTAAACATCGGGGAAAGTATCAAAAAAAGAGATACTGCCATTGTTACTTGTTGAAATAATAAACAGAAACAATGTTTAAAAATCCAACGGACAATAACTAAGAATAATCTATGGTTACGAAATTTGATGTACGGCACTAAAAAAAGTCAATCTTTGTTTTCTATCTTAACATGAATCTGATAAAATGATCTAAATATTTATGAGTAACATACCCTATTCCGTTTTAGACCTTGCAGTAGTAACCGAGGGCGACTCCATTCGTGATGCCATTCAGACCAGCCGGGAGTTAGCCGTTCATGTTGAGGATTTGGGCTACACCCGATTTTGGATGGCTGAGCACCACAACATGGAAAATATTGCCAGTTCAGCGACCTCCGTTTTGTTGGGATATGTTGCGGAGGCAACAAAGACATTACGAATTGGATCGGGTGGAGTGATGCTTCCCAACCACTCGCCATTGGTCATAGCCGAACAGTTTGGTACGCTGGCCACAATCTATCCTGATCGCATTGATTTAGGATTGGGACGTGCGCCGGGAACCGATCAGGTTACAGCCAATGCCATTCGTGAGGATCGGATGAGAGAAGTGCAGCGATTTCCCGAAAATGTAAAACGGTTACAGACCTATTTATCATCAGAAAACAGCGGCAATAAAGTGCGCGCGATTCCGGGAGAGGGGACCGACGTGCCCATCTGGATTTTAGGGTCCAGTACCGATAGCGCTCATCTCGCAGCCAAATTGGGATTGCCGTATGTGTTTGCCAGTCATTTTGCCCCGCAGCAGTTGGTACCGGCCCTTCGGATTTATCGCGATCAGTTTGAACCATCAAAACAACTTGATCAGCCATTTGTGATGCCGTGCGTAAATATCATTTTAGCGGATACAGATGAACAGGCGGAATATTTGTCAACTTCCATGAAACAGATGATGATGGGCGTTGTAACAGGGGAACGAAAACCGATGCCTCCGCCAGTCGATAATATGAACCAGGTTTGGAATATCCATCACAAAATGGCGGTGGAACAGATGCTTCGATATTCATTTATCGGGAGCCCATCTGTAGTAAAAGATCAGGTAGATGAATTTATTCAGTTGACCGATGCCGATGAGCTTATGATAGCATCTTACATCTACGACAAGAAAGAGAGATTTAAATCGTATAAACTTTTTGCTGATTTGATGAAGGAAAAGGTGGATGCGGTGAGTTCAGAATAAAGTTGACCCATCCCCTTGGTCCCCTTCCCTATCCCGACATAAACTGCATGTCGGGACAAGGAAGGGGAAGAAAAGTACCTCCTTGTGGCGTGTTTTTCGCCATAGGGAGGGATTAGGGTGGGGTTTAAAAAAATAAAAGGGCACCTTTCACAACTTGATGGGATTTAAGTTGTTCAAGATGCCCTTTATCTACCTCATGGGAATAGTTTCTTTAGAAATATTTTATCATACTTTATTAATTAAACTTTTCACTGAACCACGTTTTTGTATTTACACCGATGTAGTACATCGCAGGTACGAGAATCAGTGTAAGGAATGTGGCAAATCCAAGTCCGTAGATAATAGTCCAGGCCAGGGGCCCCCAGAACGAGGCGTTATCGCCGCCGAAGTAGATGTTTGGCTCGAGGCTGGCAAACAGTCCGTAGAAGTCAATGTTCAGGCCAATCGCCAGCGGAATGAGTCCGAGTATAGTGGACGCGGCTGTTAGAAGTACAGGATTCAAACGAGTGGCCCCGCCTTCAATCACAGCGTCTTTTAATGATGACCCATCATTACGAAGAATATCAATGTAGTCAATCAGGATAATACCGTTTTTCACCACAATTCCGGCCACTGCAATAATTCCCATTCCGGTAAGAACTACGGACATATCCATGCCGAATGTTGCAAACCCGATGAAGACCCCAATCAAACTAAAGACCACCTGAGACATTATGATGACCGGCTTACCGATAGAGTTAAACTGCGCGACCAGCACGAGGAAAATCAACATGACCGCTGCAAGCAGAGCAATACCAAGGAACCGGCCTGTTTCGGCCTGCTCTTCCTGTTCACCCGTCAGTGAAATACTAT from the Balneolaceae bacterium genome contains:
- a CDS encoding LLM class flavin-dependent oxidoreductase → MSNIPYSVLDLAVVTEGDSIRDAIQTSRELAVHVEDLGYTRFWMAEHHNMENIASSATSVLLGYVAEATKTLRIGSGGVMLPNHSPLVIAEQFGTLATIYPDRIDLGLGRAPGTDQVTANAIREDRMREVQRFPENVKRLQTYLSSENSGNKVRAIPGEGTDVPIWILGSSTDSAHLAAKLGLPYVFASHFAPQQLVPALRIYRDQFEPSKQLDQPFVMPCVNIILADTDEQAEYLSTSMKQMMMGVVTGERKPMPPPVDNMNQVWNIHHKMAVEQMLRYSFIGSPSVVKDQVDEFIQLTDADELMIASYIYDKKERFKSYKLFADLMKEKVDAVSSE
- a CDS encoding gluconate 2-dehydrogenase subunit 3 family protein, producing the protein MNNRAIEHFSSSFTNCTQQQRKQIFLSFDGSEDQSEQRFFQLVKNETIRGFRTSKVVMQEYHGYRVVPGFYNGNVDVEV